In the Dermochelys coriacea isolate rDerCor1 chromosome 23, rDerCor1.pri.v4, whole genome shotgun sequence genome, GCCTGGCCCACTGTCCCGGAGGAGACCCAAGGAGCTGGTCACGCTGCTTTCGGGCTGGCCCTCCTCCGAGGACAGCACGGCCACAGTCTGGAGGTTTGCACCCGGCTTGGGGTCTCTCTTGTCCGGTTCGGGGGTGATGGGCGTGTCCTTCTTGGGCTCCGCCTCCATAGGCCCCGCCTCCTTAGACCTCGCCTCCTGGAAGGTCTCGTATTTGTCCTCGGCGGGCTTGGAGGCCGGGGGCTGCCCACCGTTGGTCTGGGAGTAGACGTTGCTGACCTTGGCTTTCTTGGGCCCCTCGTGCCCGCCGTGGACCTTGTAGCGGATCATGAGGATGATGATGAAGACCAGGACGGAGGCGACGATGATCCCGCCAATGATGATGATCATGGTGCCGCCCAGGAACTGGGTGCGCAGAGCGTGGCACTGGGCCGTCTCGCCCTCCGTGGTGAACTGGACGCAGCCCACCACCCTGGTGGCCGTCAGCGCCGTCACCCCGTCGTCGTAGACAGCCAGCACGCACAGGTCGTAAGCCCGCCCCGCCGCCAGGTCGTTCACCAGGAAGGCCCGGCTGGATGGGGGGATCATCCTGGGAGAGGGGAGACACTGGTTAATTGCTGGGACAGCCCCTTGCCCCGtagcccaggccccagcccctggcacaTCCTAGGGATATAACCCTAACCCCATAAAGCTCTCTGGGATAGTGACCATCTTCCTGCTCTGTGTTCGTACAATACCTCGTGccgtggggtcctggtccataactaagGGTGCCAGATGCTAATGTAACACCCCCTAATAGTGATAAAAtgtacagctcctggcacaaCAGGACCCCTAGTTATGGGCTaggacccccattgtgctaggtgctgtacattttATCACTATTAGGGGTCTTACGGTAGCACCTAGGCACTCTATTTATGGGGCAGGACCTTCCGTGCTACCGTAATGTACATTTTAttgctattaggtgtattatgggcAGAACCAAGGCTCCAACCCCATAATTAGAGTGTCTAGGCGCTatcataatacacctaatagcaataaaatgtacagcacctagcacaatagggtcctggccCACAACTAGGACTCCTACCATGACattaactgtcatctgtaacctatcatttaaatcagcttctgtactaaatgactggaggattgctaatgtgacgccaatttttaagaagggctccagaggtgatcccggcaactATGGgctggtaaacctgacttcagtactgagcaaactggttgaaactatgtaaagaacaaaattgtcagacatagaGATGAAcctaatttgttgggaaatagtcaacatgttttttgtaaagggaaatcatgcctcaccaatctactagaattctttgagggggtcaacaagcatgtggacaaaggagatccagcggatatagtgtatttagattttcagaaagcctttgacaaggtccctcaccaaacgctcttaagcaaaataagcagtcatgggataagagggaaggtgctctcatggattggtaactgcttaaaagataggacacaaagggtaggaataaatggtcagttttcagaatggagagaggtaaatagtggtgtcccccaggggtctgttctgggaccagtcctatttaacatattcataaatgatctgggaaaaggggtaaacagtaaggtggcaaaatttgcagatgatacaaaactactgaagacagttaagtcccaagcagactgcaaagagctacaaaaggatctctcaaaactgggtgactgggcaacaaaatggcagatgaaatttaatgttgataaatgcaaagtaatgcacattggaaaacataatcccaactatacatatacaatgaatgggtctaaattagctgtgaccactcaagaaagagatctcggagtcactgtggagagttctctgaaaacatccactcaatgtgcagcggccgtcgaaaaagcgaacagaatgttgggaatcatcaagaaagggagagagaagatgacagaaaatatcatgttgtctctatataaatccatgattcgcccacaccttgaatcctgtgtgcagatgtggtcgccccatctcaaaagagatagattggaattggaaaaggttcagaaaagggcaacaaaaatgattagggggatggaacggcttccgtatgaggagagattaataaaactgggacttttcagcttggaaaagaggcgactaaggggggatatgattgaggtctataaaatcatgagtggtgtagagaaagtaaataaggaagtgttatttactccttctcataatgcaagaacaaggggccatcaaattaaattaataggtagcaggtttaaaacaaacacaagaaagtattttttcacgcaacacactgtcaacctgtggaactccttgccagagggtgttgtgaaggccgatACTATGACGGGGTTAAAAAAGGAGTTAggtagattcatggaggataatccatcaatagctattagccagaatgggcagggatggtgtccatagcctctgtttgccagaagctgggattgggtgacaggggatggatcacttgatgataacctgtctgttcattccctctgggacacctggcattggccactgtcaaaatacaggatactgggcttgatggacctttggtccgacccagtacggtcgttcttatgttcataatacacctaatagtaataaaatgtactgcgcctggcacaatgggaggCCTAGTTATGGGCTGGGACCTTCAGTGCTTCCATAATCACCTAATAGCAATAAAAAATTCAGGTTCAGAGAAGTGCTGGATTTGGGGCAGTTTTGCTTATCTGTTTGTGTCATAAAAATCAGtgaagtagtaataataattctGAAGATGCcgtaattttcttttcttttttgaccttTTGCTTGGAAATTTCTGTCAAATTTAAAACCTACAATAAAAATCcctcacatttgaaaaaaaatggtttctttgacctgacatgatttttttggtttgctgaaaaattcaaaacacattttaatttcagttggtCAGGAATCAatccccccccaatttttttgaAACTGCCAGCAAatcaaaaaatctgttatttctaCAGCTCTACTTCTGGTCCGTGACAGCCCCCGCGCCTCACCctagaggcagctgcatctcactGCTGAGCACAGGATCTTTGTATAAACAGtcctgtgctccaccccagaggcagctgcacctCAGCACTGGGTGAGTGCTCCCTGTAAACAGCTGtgatgccccaccccagaggtggctgcatctcagcagcaGGGGGAGCAACTCCTGCACTTACCTACGCACAAAGAgtaatgtcacacacacacaagagtgTCACAAAACACGTGTGCGCACAGTTGTGGctcacatgcacgcacacacacacactggggagctcacacacacactgagaaatGGCTtataacacacaaacacacatacacacactaagcAATGAGCAATGGCTtataacacagacacacactctctACTGTCCCTGTtttcaaaggctgcagagggagccCTTAACCCTTTGTAATTTTCCTCCATCAactccctgccctctgccccctgcctccctctcccacaccctgctgACCCAGCAGTTGTTAATCCCACCCAGGAATGGAGTCACAGGGCCCAGATTCTGCATCTCGCTGGACTGGAAACCCTACCATCCCCTGAAACAGATTCCAGCCGCGTGGCCGGGCTCGCTACTGGTGATAACCAAAGGGTTCGGTTGCCATTCACCCCAAAGCCCAAGGCTAGCCAGGATTGTGCTACTGGaacgcagccacctctggggtggagggcgaCAGCCAACTGATGCACAAGGAAGGGGGAATCTTGGGCAAAGGGGCTTGGATCGGAAGCAAAGCTGTGCCAGACCTTTAGCATCTTGTAAGCTGTGGAAATTGAGCCAGCGGCGGTGGGATTTGAACCTGTCACTCTGGGAAACCTAATTATATGAAGCCAGATAATTAGAGCTcaaagccctctgccctgccccctccttccccgcagCATTGCTGCTCCTGGCCTGGGTTCGCCTTGGCATTGGGGTGATCCACAGCTCTCTCCCCGCATCCCCCACCCACGGATATTTCCAGCCAGTTTCATGGCTGTGACGCTTCCCCTAGAATTTCCCCAAGGGCAGAACTGAGAGAGACCCCCACAGGGCAGTGCAGGCTGGGAGCTAGTGAGCAGAGTCTGTCCATATCCAGCCACTCTACTCCTTCCTCTGCCTCTGGCtgcactgaggtcagtggggctACCTGGGGATGAGAGAGGCCAGGCTTCGGTTACACCTGGTGCATCGCCCACTCGTTAAGTGGTGCGTACAAGCTGGGGGTGCTATTaagaggataacaacctactactgccaCCAGTGGCTCTACTTTAGCACCTGCTTCTAATGCCCCTggttccagccctgctgatgGCCCATGGACTCCATCCACCAGCCCAGCCCTCACCTATACACCAGCGAGTCATCCAGGGAGCTGTTATACTGAATCTGGTACATGCGGATGCCGGGAATGTGCCGCTCCGAGGGCCAGTGGATCACCACCGAGGTGGAAGTCAGCTCAGCTGCCACAATTTTCTTCTCCAGGTGGTTCTTGGTGTCGTTGGCACCCGACTTGGCGGAGGTGGTGATGTCGGATGAGCCGGGGTCGGGCTCCTTCATGTGGCCCGTGTTGTTGACCAGCAGTGGCAGCGGCACGATGCAGACCTCCACGGGGGCGGTGGCTTCGCCGGCGGCATTGGAGGCGATGCAGGTGAAGACCCCGTTGTCCTTGAGCGTGGTGATGTGCACCTCCAGCGTGCCGTTGTCATAGACAGTGGCACGGGTGGTGTTGTGGATCATCTTGCCGTCGGGCGCGATCCAGTGGATGGAGGGGTCGGGGTCTCCCACCGCCTTGCACTTGAGGCTGACTCCCTGGCCCTCCATGATGAAGGCCTTGGTGGAGTACTGGCGCGTGATGAGGGGCTGCTCGCAGATGAACTCCTCCTCGGGGATGGACCAGAAGTACTTATCCATCAGGTGCTCAGGAGAGGCGCAGGTCTCCAGGTCGTCCTCCCGCGTCAGGCGCCGGAGCCAGAGCAGCTCGCAGTTGCAGTGCAAGGGGTTGCCTCCGAAGCTGATGGTCAAGGTGGATGGGTGGGAGCCCCGGACATTAGCCAGCACCTGAGCCCGGAGGAAGAGGTTGTCCGGTGGCAGCTTCTGCAGCCGGTTGGAGGTCATGTCCAAACGCACCAGCTTGTGGAGCTGGGAGAAGGTGCCCACGGCGATATGGTCGATGAGGTTGTGATCCAGGGTCAGGGTGTTCAGACTGACCATCTGCCCAATGGCCTCCCACGGCAGTGTCTCCAGGTTGTTGTAGGACAAATCCAGGTCCTCCACGGTGGCCAGGAACTCGTCGAAGGAGGCCGGTTGGATGTTGTTGATCTGGTTGTTGCCCAGGATGAGGTGCCGGAGGTTGCCCAGGCCTTTGAAGTGCTCGTTGCGGAGGGAGGCCAGCCGGTTGCTGTTCATGTGCAAGGCGCGCAAGGCCCGCAGGTCGGAGAAGGCGTAGGGCATCACCTGGCTGATGGTGTTCCGGGAGAGGGTCAGGTGCACCAAGTTGGTCATGTTGGAGAAATCCTTGCGCCGGATGATGGTGATGAAGTTGTCCGTTAGCCGCAGCTCGACCGTGCGCCGGTCGATGGATGGCGGCACGAAGAGCAGCCCCGTCTTGGCACACAGCATGGTCAGGGTGGGCGAGATATTCTGGCAGATGCAGCGGCCGGGGCAGTGCTGACCCTTCGCCATGGTGCCGAGCATCAAAAGGGGCAGGAGGAGTTTTTCCATGGTACTGGCCCTTGCTTCCTCCCTGCCCGGGCTCTGCGGGCAAGAGGCACAAAAATCAGTGGCGACAAACCTACAGCGGCAAATTGCTTCCCAAGCGCTGTCCCCCTCTACTAGCCAGTCTAAGTATTCAGGTGGCTGCAGCCCATTCCCTAGAGGCATCTCCGTCTCAGCGCTgggtgagggatccctgtataaacagcctccgtgtcccaccccagagacagctgcatctCACTGCCACGCAAAGGATCTTTGTATAAAACAGCCCCTGTGCTCCACCATGGATTCTAAAGCTCAGATGGCAGAGGTCTCACCCAAGTGCCCCCCAGCTTGTGGAGCTGTGAGATCCCCCCCCCAGTTCGATTCCTGTGAGTGACGGACCATTCTGGGGACATCGTCTTAAGAAAAGGGGCCCCCAACGGATACAGCCTGGATCTTTTTGTGGCTAGCCCCATCCCAGCATCACCAGGGGTGGAAAATCATGAGTCATGCCCCTAGAGAAATCGTGAGATCTTGCTTGAAAATCATGAGGGTTTACCCTAAGCGAAGCTTCATAGCAGATCCTTTTTGTTAGTCGCCTCCTGGTTTTTGAGACGTTAGGGGTCCGGTTGCTAAGTTTTTCTCAGCCACCACCaacttacttatttttaaatgaaagcttaaatccTTACAGGATCTCGTGCCTCCAGGAGCTGGCGATTGAAGGAAAAACACCAGGCATTGCCAGGCTTgggataaaatcatgagaggtgACGATACGGCCAACACCCACTGGGTTGCTTCCTCACGCTTGATTCGCTTGGAATTTTCcaaccccccccaaccctcctcgtttcccctccccccacctggaagggttttgtttgtttgtttttttgctttattgGCCAGTTGTTTGTCGTTTGctgggggttgttgttttttttaattttgcacgGTTTGCCATTTTCCAAAAATGAGACATTTTCAaacaagggattttaaaaaaagtaactttatttttattggggGGGGAGCGAGAATATCCCATCATTTGgtgaaaaaatatcatttttggaaaatttctatctccaaagatagaaaaaaaaatgaaaaaatcacccctcccctccctgccttttTCATAGATTTGAACATCTGAAAAGCCAGCTGTGATAGTGTAGTTTGACCTGCCCGAATACCCTGTCCCGGGGCAACAATCAGTCTATACAGCGGACAAAATTTCATTTCTAATCATAGGCTTGTGGGTTGGGGTGTTCCTTTCAGCCTCCGTGTTCCCCCCATTTCACCGTTCGCACAGACATTTGCTGATCTTTGTGCACAAAGGCAACCCCCCCGCCTCCCCGATCTCAGTCATCGCCCAGCACAAACAATCTTGGTCAGGCCCTCTACACACCACTGTCATCTATGAGACCAGTCAACGATCAGAGGTGAagacaccattaaaaaaaaaatctcctcccaccccttcagAAAACCCTTGAACAGGAACAACTGGGAAACCTTCAGATCCTCAAATCCAAGGTTCTTTGTGGCCCAGACacagtacctcagtttccccactatGCTCTTCAGCTTTGGGTATGACTTGATTCCTCTCACCAAGCTGCTTCAGAGAATGTCTCCCACCTCCCCCGTGTCTGGGGCAATGGAcggtgacaaagtgggaattttctgtcatatttttatgaagcctatgtgtgccttagtttcccctatTTTTCACAAGGCTGTCGGGGTAGGGAAGGACTGTCTCCGGACAAGTGCAGCCCTCCTGTCACACCGCTGCTCACATTTGTCTGAAATAGATGTCAACTCCCTGTGAGGCAGGAGGCGCCTCCCACATGACGGATAAATAGGAACAGCACTGATGGCTACAAAACcacgagggggtgggggggagaagggcgaTCAGGAGCTTCGGCTCACCCCCTTTTGTCACGCAAGGGTGAAGGGatgttggggggaaaggggacaaATTCAAAGCCAGTCCCTTTCCTAAGCcattggcctgtggaactcacagCCACATGAATCCTACCCAGGTCAGGATTTAGGGAGGGATTGCACATGGCTCAGATATGAAGAATAGCCGGGATTAGAATAGCTCATGCTGACAAGGATGAAACAGCTTCCCCAAAAAACACGCTCTAGGCACGTATCCCAATATCCCCACACAATCTCTCTCCAGTGACTTTCAGGTGCCCAGTAGGAGCGTCAGGGGCTGATGCAAAGCCCCGGGGCAATGAGAAGCAGCCACACTGAAGCACCTGGCTAGCCCCTCATCCTGtctccttcgggggggggggagggcggcttTGACGCATCAgtattccccctcaccccaccccacccccaagcgTCTAGTCGCTCCCCAGCACTGCGCTGTCAGCCTGCACCCTGGCAGGCAGCCTGGTGACGGGATCGCGGCTGACAGCTGCGATGTGACTTTTATCCGGAGCAGCCGAGTGTGACGGCACTGAACCGGGCCCAGGAGACAGAGCCAGCTCCAACACGCGGCGGTTCAGACACAGCCCTGGCCCCCATTGGCCACCCAGGCTCAGAGCCGGAGCCTCCTATAAGCCCCTGTCCcattccctgagccagccagtctcctGTCCTAGGCTGGATCAGAGTCAGCACCCACTCCTGGGACAGTCTGGGACTGGGGTAGCTGGGAGccaccccagcctcccccagttccagaatctccccccaccccccacccccactccacaaaGCAGAGGCCTGGAAACTCATCACAGAATCTCTGGCCATTTCAACTGGCTCAAGCCTGTCCCCTCCACTCATTCATGCCATCCGTCCCTCTAGGCCCTCAGCCTGGCCCCACTGTCCCCAAGCCCTCCCGTCCCCATGCCCACACCCCACAGCGTGCCTCCCAGCCAGATGGCACCATGGGTGGGTAAAGGGGCACCTGACTCTCATACCTGGCTAGCTGCATCTCAGTGAGGTCCGCTCCCCACACTCCTGGCCAGGGAGATCTCAGCCTCCCAGCTGCGGATCCCCAGCATGGTGAGGCCACTGCCAGGCAGGCCCCCTCATATTACCAGCCTTTCCTTGGAGACGCAATGCTCGAGGGGCAGGGGATGTCTTTGCAAGCACCTAGCCTGGCACATGGGGGTATCTACAAACTTCCAGAGCCACCCCCACCAAACTAAGGGGAGCCCCACTACAAACCGTAGGCTCTCATCTGCTTGACCAAGGAGATTGCCACcagcatctccattttgcaagttggggaaactgaggcacagaaagagtaGCGAGCAGCCAGTTAGCAGCAGAGCCAGCgttagaacccaggcatcctgcatGCCTGTCCCATCCTCTTCACACTGGGCCAAGCAGCTGCTGTGGAATAAGGTTACACTTGAGAGAAATTGTGACCCAGTGCAGAAATGCTCAGTACACCTGGGTTCCAGTCATGGAATCagagattagggttggaagaaacctcagaaggtcacctagtccaaccccctgctcaaagcaggaccaaccccaactaaatcagtcCGGTCTCTGTCACTTCTCTACTGGGTGAGCTTGGGCAGGTCATCtcgctgctctctgcctcagtttcctgctcAGTCTTTAGCCGTCAAGACCGTGagcattttgggggcagggattgtctctcacttggggtctgtgcagcacccagcctgaCAGGGGACCCCGTCTGATCTCGGCCAGCGTCTGGCACAGCACCTGGCCCGATGGGGgacctccccaccctgctcatAGCCGGAGTTTCTAGGTGCTACATTTAATAATAATCCAACACAGGTGACGGGGAAAGTTTCATCCTCAGCCACACAATGACCACCCTGCTCCAACTGGCTGCAATTTGAGATCTGGGGGGAAAATTCCTAGCCCCCACTGTCTGTACCATGATCGTGTTTCACAGGCAATTCGAGGGGCATGGGGAAGAAAGTACCATACGAACTGCAatggagggtgtgtggggggggtcctgAGTCGTTATGGTTCAgtgttttataaaaggaaaagcaACACTCATTATACCCTACAATCCCACCACCCCCACCACGTTTTTAACTCCCCTGGGGAGCTGACGTCCTAAGAGGAGTCACACACCCGAGACGTGAGTGAGAGCCTCTGCTCCTCATCcttgcagtatctgagcacctcccaggcTGCAGTGTAATTATACACACTACCCCATCCCCACAGGAGCCCCATTGtaccgatggggaaactgaggcacggagtggcAGCTCAAGGAGGCGCATCAGTGGGAGAGCTGAGACGCTAGCGCCCTAAGCCTGGCGCCATCCTGCCGCTCTCAAGCAGCTGCTTAATGCCGAGCAGTTTCACGAAAGACCAGAATGCAACTCAGGAGTCCTGATAGCCAGTTAGCTTGGTTCAAACCTCTACACgccacacccctcccagagccggggatagaacccagaatCCCAAGCTTCCAgtccccccagctctaaccactagaccccacttccctcccagagccaggaatagaacccaggcatcctgggtcccagccccactgctctaaccactagaccccactcccctcccagagccaggaatagaacccaggcatgctggctcccagcccccactgctctaaccactagaccccactcccctcccagagccaggaatagaacccaggaatctggCTTCCAGCCCGCCCCTGATCTAAACCCTAGAACACCAGCCCTGTGTGCGGACGAAAACAACCCCTGCTGTTGCCAGGCAGATGTGGATCGAAGTCAGCGACCGGCTCTGAGcctttctctctcattctctccccaaGGAGAAGAGAATCAATTACACCGAGCGAGAGAGaaatggaggggaagagagaaaaacgGAGGGCGGGGGAAGAGGCTACAGCCACTGCCCTGCTAAGCACAGCTGGTcagccacagcccctccccacgACTGGGAGCCAGACCCTCCCCCCGCTAACCCAAgtgccccctcccagcaccttATCGGAGGGGGGGAAGATAGGAGCTACAGAGGGCATTGCTGGGGCTTTTACTACGGTGGGGGCATCACAGGCTCAGCTGCCGTGgtgcaccccctgctggccaagCCTGGCGGGGCAGGCACACCCTGCCTccgtttcccctcccccaggtgtTTGGTCTTTCCCAGGTCACTCTCAGCTTGAAATCCCCTCCCAGGGTAACAGGCCAGGCAAACAAACAGTCAT is a window encoding:
- the LOC119847174 gene encoding leucine-rich repeat and fibronectin type III domain-containing protein 1-like, whose product is MEKLLLPLLMLGTMAKGQHCPGRCICQNISPTLTMLCAKTGLLFVPPSIDRRTVELRLTDNFITIIRRKDFSNMTNLVHLTLSRNTISQVMPYAFSDLRALRALHMNSNRLASLRNEHFKGLGNLRHLILGNNQINNIQPASFDEFLATVEDLDLSYNNLETLPWEAIGQMVSLNTLTLDHNLIDHIAVGTFSQLHKLVRLDMTSNRLQKLPPDNLFLRAQVLANVRGSHPSTLTISFGGNPLHCNCELLWLRRLTREDDLETCASPEHLMDKYFWSIPEEEFICEQPLITRQYSTKAFIMEGQGVSLKCKAVGDPDPSIHWIAPDGKMIHNTTRATVYDNGTLEVHITTLKDNGVFTCIASNAAGEATAPVEVCIVPLPLLVNNTGHMKEPDPGSSDITTSAKSGANDTKNHLEKKIVAAELTSTSVVIHWPSERHIPGIRMYQIQYNSSLDDSLVYRMIPPSSRAFLVNDLAAGRAYDLCVLAVYDDGVTALTATRVVGCVQFTTEGETAQCHALRTQFLGGTMIIIIGGIIVASVLVFIIILMIRYKVHGGHEGPKKAKVSNVYSQTNGGQPPASKPAEDKYETFQEARSKEAGPMEAEPKKDTPITPEPDKRDPKPGANLQTVAVLSSEEGQPESSVTSSLGLLRDSGPGSQHRATLGSVGLFPWELSRTHHHRHSFDGDYSLFQSHSYPRRARTKRHMSTSQLNAEDCPLSQRRVTFSSTEWMLESTV